The genomic window CCCGTCGCCACTAACACATCAATGCAGCGGTTCTTGATCAGATACGCCACCAACCGCCGCATCCCTGCGGGCACCAGCCCGCCGCTCAAGCCCATAAAGACGACGGCGTTGTCTTGCAGCATCTGCAACCAGAGCTGATGCGCGAGCGACAGGTTGCGGCCCTGAAACGAGATGAATTCCATCTTGTCCAGCAAGCCCGGCACGCTGCGATCACGATCCACTTGCAAGGGTTGGGTAGGTTTGTTGAGGTATTTTGCACCTTTAATGCGACGAATCATAAATTTGTTGAACTGACTGTAGCGACCAGGTAGGACGGACTTTAGTCTGTCCCAGGTAACAAGCCGGACAGACTAAAGTCCGTCCTACCTGCTTAGCTTAGCGCCCATTCGAATCGAGGTACGTATAGCCGGTGTAATGCCGTTCGTACTCATCGGTCAGCGTCAGCGCGGCGGTTTCGGTCAGTTGTCCTTTCTTGACTTGACGATTGAGCTGATTGCGAAAGTTCTCTTGCAAAAACTCTTTTTCGTAACGGGCGAAGGTGAGCATGTCGCCGACCTGCGAACCCGCAATGACGCGATTGATGTGGTACTCACCATTTTTGTCCACAATGACGTGCGCTTCGTTGGTCGTGCCGAACAGGTTGTGAAAGTTGCCCATCACTTCCTGATAAGCGCCGACCAGCATCATCGCCAGATAATATGGCTCGCCCCGTTTCAGGTCGTGGACTTCGAGCACTTCTTTCACGTCGTGTAAGTCCACGAATTTATCCACCACACCGTCTGAATCGCAGGTAATGTCGCACAGCGTCGCGGTGTCGGTCGGCTGTTCGTTCAGCTTATGAATTGGGATGATCGGGAAAAGCTGATCAATCGCCCAATGGTCGGGTACGGAGCGGAAGACCGAAAAGTTACAGAGATATTTCGCCGAGAGCAATTTGCGCAGATCATCGAACTCTTCCGATTTCACCTGCACTTGCTTGGCGTAATTGTTCGCCCGGTCGCAAACCTCCCAGAACAAAACTTCACCTTTGGCCCGATCCTCCAACGAAATAAAACCCAGATCGAAGAGGGTGAATAACTCTTCTTTGTGTTCGAGCGCGTCGTGGTAATACTCCAGAAAATTCTTGGCCGTCATTGAGGTGTACAGGTCATAGAGTTCCTTGATGACCTGCGCCTCGTTGCCCGTGATCGTGATGGTATGAATGCCGTGCACCGTTTCGATCTCATCCAGGATGTTGGTGATGAGCATCGCGTGATACGCCACCAGCACGCGGCCCGATTCCGTAATCACATTCGGCTGCGGCACGTTCTCTTCCTCGCAGACGCCTTTGATCGTGTAAATCACGTCGTTGGCAAACTCCTGCAAGGTGTAATTCACCGACGATTCAAAACTGGTCTTGCTGCCGTCGTAATCCACCCCCGCGCCGCCGCCGACGTTCAGGTGATCAACGTCGTAACCCATCTTGCGAATCTTGGCGTAAACGCGAGCGGCCTCTTTGACGCCCGCCTTGACGCGCTTGATCTGCGTGATTTGCGAACCGATGTGGAAGTGCAGCACGCGCAACATGTCCTGCATCCCGGCGTCGCGCAGCATCTTGATCGCCTGCAAAAGCTCCGTCGTCGTCAACCCGAATTTGGATTGTTCGCCACCAGACTTTTCCCAGCGTCCCGAACCGCGCGAATAGAGCCGCACGCGCATCCCGACCATCGGCTTGACCCCGGTTTCGAGCACGCGGTCAATCACCTTGCCCAATTCGCTGAGCTTCTCGATCACGATGACAACGTTCTTGCCGAGTTTCGTCCCCACAAAGGCCAAGTCAATAAAATCGTCGTCTTTGAAACCATTGCAAACCAGCAAGGAATTGGGCGACTGCTCCAGCGCAATCGCGGCATAGAGTTCAGACTTGCTGCCCGCTTCCAATCCATAGTTGTATTTCGTCGCCTCTTCCAGGTAAGACTCGATCACCTGGCGGCGCTGATTGACCTTTAACGGGAAGACGGCCAGATGCTCACCCTTGTAATCGAACTCGCGCATCGCACCGCGGAACGATTGATTCATTTTGCGGACTTGGCTGGCAAAAATTTGCGGAAACCGGAGCAGGACAGGAAGTTTTATGCGCCGGGCGAGTAGATCGTCTACGACCTTTTTGACATCCACGCTGCGCGGATCACTCTCGACCGGATAGACGACTAAATTGCCTTTGGGATTGACATCGAAATAGCCCGCGCCCCAATTCTCGATGCCGTAGGTCTGCACTGCCTCAGCGATGGCCGATTTCATCGTTACTTATTCGTTGACCTCCACAAGTGACAAATGCGGATTCCGCGCTGCCTGCGAGAGCACACTTGCAGGGTCAATACCAACGGCATGGCCTGTAAAATCAGACCATTGCAACTCATTCGCTCTCTGTCGCTGTTGGGAATCCGTCTTGCAAGGTGCGGACTCTAGCAGATAGGTTTGGCGACTGTCAAAAATTATTTTTGGCGGGGTTTTACACGGCTTTCTTGGTTCAAACATCGCGCTGGGACGCTGTTTTTCCTAGGCTTTGCGCCTGGCTCAAGGGCCATTGATGATGCGCTCCACGGGCGTTTGTTGCGCCACTGTGTTCGGCTTCCATGATTGAAGAAGTGGTCCCAGCGCAGTGGCGCTGAGCCGCCGCAGACGTTCGCACTAGCGGCGTGCAAAGGCTACCAGCCTACAGCGGCCCGTTTTATTTTTGGATGCAATCGCTCGCATCGCCGGACGACGCGCTGGACTCCCGAAGGTACGCTCGACGCAATCGCTTGTGCCGACTCTGACGGGCGGGAGTGCTGGCAGCCAGCACAACACGAAAACCGATAACGAGGTTGCGGTTGCCGGGTTCGTTCCTATTACGATTGGCCGAACGGCAGTTCCTTCCATTGTTGTTCCACGAACCACCGCGCAGCACCCGGAGGTGGCGTCACCCTCTTCAGCAACTCGTAAAAGCGAGCTCACTGAATACTCGTTCGCGCATCCGCCAGGTATCGGCGTGGGCCAGATGCGCAATCCAACTGCCGATGCGCTGCGTCAATTCCGCCAGCGAAAGCTGCCCGGCTTGAAAAGCGGTTTGCAGTCCGCGCAAGCGGCGGCGCGCCCGGCGTAAGTTCTCATTGCGGATGGTGAGATGATCAGCCAGTACGCGAAAGCCGACAAAGTTGGCCCCGTGGCGCGTCTCGAACAGTTGGCTTTTGACCGGATGAATGCACAAGCGCAACTGCGCCAGATAATCTTCCAACGCCCAGCGCGCCGCCGCGAGTTGCGCATGGTCGTCGCCGAAGAGCGCGAAATCATCCACGTAGCGCACATACTTGCCGATGCCCAAATTCTGCTTCACGAAATGATCCAGGCCGCTCAGATAAACGTTGGCAAAGAACTGGCTGGTCAGATTGCCGATGGGCAGGCCGCGCCGCCGTTCGTAGGGCGTCCAAAGCGCGTCACCGGGAAAGTAATCGTGGACGGCGGGTTGTGCGTTGCTGGCGTCAATGATGGTGTCAATTAGCCAGAGCGTGGCGGCGCATTTGATTTTGCGCCGCAGGAGCGTCTTCAAAATTTCGTGGTCAATGCTGGGGAAGTATTGCCGGATGTCGCATTGCAACACGTAGCGGCTGGAGCGCGCGAATTCGGTAAAGCGCCGCAACGCGCGATGCGTGCCGAAACCGGTGCGGTTGGCGTATGAATCACGAATCATCGTGCGCTCGAAGATGGGCGCAATCACCTGGCATAAGGCGTGATGCACCACGCGGTCGCGGTAAGGCGCGGCGGAAATCAGCCGCTGTTTGGGCACGACAATCTCGAAGGTTCGGTACGGACCGGGCCGGTAAGTGCGACTGTCGAGTGCTGCCTGCAACTGCAACAACTCCTCCGCCAGCCGATCGTTGAAACGCAGCACATTCGCGCGGTAACGCTTACCGCGTTGCGCCTGTTGGGTGGCGTCCAGCAGGTTGCCGAAATCAATCACCTGCGGCCACAAATTGCCGTGTCGTTTCATGGGTTTCTTTGGTACTCCGGTACGGAACAGGGAGCGTGAGCGACCTGAGCCTTGCGGAGGTGCTTACTGGCCGAAGCTCAGGTCGCTCACGCTCCCCGTTCCGTACCTGCGGGTTCCGTACCGGCGATTTGTTGTTTGATCCAACTGCCAAGACTTATGCCCACCGCATTGATGAGTTTTGAGACGTGCTGATATTGCCCGCCGTCTATCAATTTGAACGAGACCAGCAAGCGCGCCTGTTGCCGCAACAGTTCCAGCCGCAGGTTGCTGGCTTCCAGTTGCTCGCGTTTTTGCCGGGCATAGCGCGCGCGAATCAACTCTTCCAGCAATTCATACAGGCTGGTGATGATGCGTTCGCCCAATGTGAACCGGTGATCGCGCGGCAACCGATTCAGTAAGGGTACATACCACAGAATCAACTCGCGCGTCTGCTCGATGATGGGCAATTCGCCCGGTGGCGGCTTTTTATTTTTATGCATGGTTCAAATCAAGAAAATTCATGTGCGCTGCGCGCACATTGTAAAAGCGTAAGAAGGGTAAGAGCGCAGAGGGCTACGGAGTCCTGGCAGCCAGCACAACACGAAAACCGATAACGAGGCCGCGGTTGCCGGGTTCGTACCTATAACGATCGGCCGAACGGCAGCTCCTTCCATCGTTGTCCCACGAACCACCGCGCAGCACCCGGCGACTTGAGTCTCCACCACTCAACCAACCTGAGCCATCCAGCGGCGCGCTATTGTAGTTGTCATGCCAAACGTCCTCACACCATTCCCACACATTGCCATGCATATCGAATAGGCCAAAGGCATTGGCTGTGAAGCTGCCCACATCGGTGGTTTGCTGGCGATAGACGCCCTTAGCCGCGCCGCCATAAGGATAGTTGCCGTCAAAATTCGCCTGGGTTGACGACAGCAAAGAGCCAAAAGCAAAAGGCGTGTTTGTGCCCGCCCGCGCGGCATATTCCCATTCAGCCTCAGTCGGCAGGCGGTAGGTTTTGCCAGTCAATTGCGAAAGCTTCTGACAAAACTCGGTGACGTCATTCCACGAGACTTGTTCAACCGGGCGATTCGCGCCTTTGAAGTTGGACGGATTGTTGCCCGTCACGGCCTGCCATTGCGCCTGCGTGATTTCGTATTTGCCGATGGCAAAGGCGGGCACGTTCACGCGATGTTGCGGCCCTTCGTCGTTGCTACGCTCAGCTTCGTTGGCGGGCGAACCCATCGTGAAGGAACCGGCTGGCACGTTTTTCATTTCGAGTTTGACGCCGTTGACGGTTGCGGTGAAATCGCGGCCTGCAGGCAGGGCATTTGGCTGTTGTGACGTGGTGGTTGGCGTTGACGGCCCAATCGTGCCCGGTGTGCTGTTACTCGCCCAATAGACCGCCAGGCCAAGCGCCGGAACACCAAGCAAGCCCACCAGCCACGGCAGACGCGAACGCCGGGCGGCTGGCACGGGCTGCGGTTTCGACGCAGGCTGCGGCAAAGCTGGTTCAGGCTGAGCCGGACGCGGCGGCGCGGGTCTGGGAATGGTGGTCGGATCAACCTGCACCGTGGGCGGGTTAATCACGGGCGGCGCGGGTCTGGGCGTTGGTGGCGGCATAACGGGTCTGGTCGGCTGCGACTCGTTGAGCGCCGCCAGCATTTCCCGCGCGTTTTTGTAACGCGCGCGGTAATCGTATTGCGCCGCCCGCTCCAGCAACTCGCACAGTTCATTGCCGAGCGGGCCGGTGTGCCCGCGCCAAGCCAGATCGCCGCTCGCCAGATCGTTCAGGTCGCGCGGTTCACGCCCCGTCAAGGCAAAGATCATGGTCATCGCCAGGCTATACAGATCGCTGCCATAAACCGGACGCCCAACGCTTTGTTCAACCGGCGTGTAACCCGGCGTGCCGATGATCAGCGAAGCCTTTTGCGGCGTGCCGTAAGCGTCCAGCACGGTGGTGATGATCTCTTTGACCGCGCCAAAATCAATCAGGACAGGCTGCCCGGTGTTGATCCGCAGCAGGATGTTGTCGGGTTTGATGTCGCGGTGAATGATGCCCTGCGCGTGGATTTCGTGGAGCGCCTGCAACAAACTCGCCAGCAATTGGCGCGTGCGGGCTTCATCCAACCGGCCCTGCGCGCGCACGTATTGGCCCAGCGTCTGGCCTTCGATAAATTCCTGCACCAGGTAATACTCACCGGCTTCGCTGAAGAAGGCGTACAGTTTCGGCACCTGATGGCAAACTTCTGAGAGGGCTTCCAGCACAGCGGCTTCGCGTTCAAAACGTTCGCGCACGATTTCATAAGTGCGCGCGTCGAGTTGCTGTTTCGGCCTGAATTTTTTGATGACGCATTTGCGCTGCGACGGCAATTGCCGGTCAACGGCTAAAAAGGTTTCGCCGAACCCGCCAGCATCGCTGAGGGTGCGGATGATTTCGTAGCGGCCCTGCAATAAAGCGTTCATAAGCAGCGAGGTATTGGGAAGACAGAGTGATTGTGCGGACGTGCAAGGTTATACCAGACTTTGGCCGAAATGGCAGTCTAGGCGCACACACCGCACCCATCTTGCCTGATCTTGCAGATGCCCTTATGATCCCCTTTAGTCTGGCGCTGATGGCCGAACAATGAATCAACAGGAGCACGCTTATGTCAAATCGGGTTGAGACAAATGAGGCCAATCAACTGCTTGCCGTGCCCTGCTTAAATGCCTTGCCAGCCAGTCTGCCGGGCGGCGGGGCGTTTGAGTTGGTGCTTGAGCAAAAAGTGCCGATCCTGCGTGCCACTGAAGCCGTGCACGCGCGGGTGGAAGAACTCCTGGCAAAAAATCGTGCCGGCAATCTCACTGAGGCTGAGACGCTCGAGTTAGACCAATACGAAGAACTGGATGATTATTTGAGCCTGCACAATCGGTTGACGCGCAACCTTTTCCTCGCACAACAGGATAGTCTCAGTGGCTGAGAAAATTCCTGCCCCAATCCAAGCGGACGTGCGCCAGCGCGCCAATCATCTTTGCGAGTGCGGACGTGCGCCAGCGCGCCAATCATCTTTGCGAGTACTGCCACGCGGACGAACACTGGCAATGGGATCGCTTCTTCATTGACCACGTCTTCCCAAAAAGCCGCGGGCCAAAAGCCGCAGGCGGCGCAGGTTACGCTTTGCAAAACCTGGCACTGGCTTGCCGCCACTGCAATCGCCGCAAATCCGACAAGCTGTTTGCCATTGACCCTGCCACCGGCCAGCTTGCGCCGCTGTTCAATCCACGGGAACAACAATGGGCGGAGCATTTCACCTGGACGGCGGATGGCTTGCGCATCGTGCCGCTCACCGCCACGGGACGCGCGACTGCGGCCTTACTGGATTTCAACCGGGCGCGCGCCTTGCGAATTCGCGCGGCAGATGTGGCTGTCAAGCGCCATCCGCCCGCCGACGACCCAACTCAAACCACAGAGTCCTGATCCGGCAGATGCGTCGCCAACGGCTCGACGTGAATCGTCGCCACCACCTTGCCAAACTCCTGCTCCAACCGCTGTTCAACCTCTTCGGTAATCGCGTGGGCTGAGATGTGGTCGCGGCCCTCTTCATCATCAATGTGCAAATGCATCTCGATAAAAATTTCGCCGCCGTAGGTGCGCGAGCGAATGTCGTGCACCGAATGGACGCCGGCGACGGCTTCGGCAATCGCGGCGATGCGTTGGGCCGGGACGGGTGCGGCGTCCACCAATACGGGGACGGTGGCTTTGAAAATCTGATAACCGCTGGCCGCGATCATCACCGCGACGCCCAGCGAGACAAGCGGGTCGAACCAGACATAGCCGAGCTTGACCAGGAACAAGCCCGCCAGCACCGAACAACTGACTAGCACATCGCTGCGTGTGTGCGTGGCATCAGCGATCAAAAAAGCGCTTTGCAAGCGTTCGCCTTCGCGGCGCTCGTATACGGTCACAAAGATGTTGATGAGAATCGTGACGACGACTGTGCTGATGGTCAGGGCGGTGATTTCCGGTTTGGGCGCGTCGGCGGCGAGCAGGCGTTGAATGGCGCTCAGGGCCAGTTGGTAGCAAGTGATGAAGAGAAACCCGGCGATGCAAAAGGCCGCGAGCGTTTCAAATTTGGCGTGGCCGTAAGGGTGCTCTTCGTCCGGTTCGGCCATCGCATATTTCATCACCACCAGCCCGACGATATTGTTGAGTGAATCCACGGATGAATGAACCGCATCGCTGATGACGCTCAAGCTGTCGGCCAGTAAACCAGCAATTAATTTGCCGATCACGACGGCCACGTTCAGCCCAAAGGTCAGCCAGAGCACGCGCCGCACGCCCGCCTGATAAACCGCTTTGTCCATTTTGAGGTTGCTCATTTGCTTTACGGCCCTGCCTTATGGAATGCCGATCAGTTTGTGTGTCTGCAAGCTCAGCCGCCACTGCGGATGGGCCAAACAATACTGCGTCGCCAGTTGCGTATTCAGTTCGCGCGCTGGCCCGTCCATCGGCTGCAAGAAAAAATATTGAAACGCCAAGTGCGCAAAGCGTTCCGGCGCTGCGCCCGCTTGCGGAAAGACGAGCTTGAGTTCGTTGCCGCTTTTCAAAACCAACTCCGCGCCCGCCTTTGGACTCACGCAAACCCAGTCAATCCCTTGCGGCGGCAATTGTGTCCCATTGGTTTCGATGGCGATGGCAAAGCCGCGCGCGTACAAGGCAGCCACTAAAGGGTCATCCAGTTGCAACAATGGTTCACCGCCCGTGCAAACAACCAGCGGCTGTCCACCGCCCGGCCAGCGCGCTGCAACAGCATCGGCCAATGCTGCCGCCGTTTCAAACTTACCGCCGCCAGGGCCATCGGTGCCAAAAAAATCGGTGTCGCAAAACTGGCAGACCGCTGTGGCGCGATCCGCTTCCCTACCCGACCAGAGGTTGCAACCGGCAAAGCGACAAAAGACGGCGGCGCGCCCGGCCTGTGCGCCTTCGCCCTGCAAGGTGTAATAAATCTCTTTGACCGTATAACTCATCTTGTCGCGTACCGCACCGGATCAACCGCGCCCGCTTCGGCGAAACCTTTCAAGCGCAGCAAACACGAATCGCATTGCCCGCAAGCGATGCCCTCCGGCGTCGGGTCATAACACGAATGCGTCAGCGCGTAATCCACATCCAGCGCCAGCCCGCGCTGGATGATTTGCGCCTTGCTCAATTCGATCAGCGGCGTATGGATTTTCAGGCGCTGCGTGCCTTCCACACCTGCCTTGGTCGCCAGATTCGCCATCTGTTCAAACGCGGCGATGTATTCGGGCCGGCAGTCGGGATAGCCGGAATAATCGAGCGCATTGACGCCGATGAAAATGTCGTTGGCCCAGCGCGTTTCGGCATAGGCCAGCGCAAAGGACAGAAAGACCGTATTGCGCGCGGGCACATAGGTCACCGGAATGTCGTGCGACATTTCGTCCAGCGAACGCTGCTTCGGCACGGCGATGTCCGCCGTCAACGCCGAACCACCAAACACGCGCAGGTCAATCTCCGCCACCACGTGTTCGGCGACTTGAAAGTGCGCGGCCACGCGGCGCGCGGCCTCCAATTCGACCGCGTGGCGCTGACCATAGCGGAAGCTCAAGGCGTGCACGGTAAAACCGGCCTCGCGTGCCAGCGCCAGCACCGTGGCCGAATCCAGGCCGCCACTCAGCAGCACAATTGCTCTTTTGGCATTCATTCTGATTTGATCCCTTTCGGTGCGTCCATCCTAAGTTACAGTTCGCAACCGATTCAAGCGCCCCCTGCCGCTCGCTGGCCCCAGATGCGGCGGGCCTGTTGCCGCTCAAGACGTTTGCTGGTATAAACCTGCTGTCCTCCCCGTATCAACAATCGTTTTCAGCACAAATAAAAACCGTCATGCAAAGCGATCAAGTCACCCGATACCTGTTGGGACAATTGCCGGAAAGTGAAATTCAACGCCTCAATCTGTTGCGCGAGACGGACGAGAACTTTCGTCAGCGCGTCACCATCGTCGAAGACGACCTGATTGACTGCTTCACCAAAGGCCAACTCCAAGGCGAAGATTTGATGCGGTTCCGCCGCTATTTCCTGGCTTCCGCCGCCAATCGCGAGCGCGTCAAGGTGGCGCAAGGCTTCCTGGATGACCTGCGCGCCACGCAATTGGATGCCCCGCCCACCTGGTGGGAACGCGCCGTACCGGTCACGTTCAAAACCTCGCTCGAAGATTTCTGGCAACGCGCCGGACAGGACTTTTGGGCCACCGTGCGCGAACCGTTGCTCATCGGGTTGCGCGGCGTCGGGCTGCTGCTTTTTGTCTGGTGCCTCTATCTGGCCTTTGATCTGGTGCGCTTACGCAATCGTGTGGCTGAATTACAGGCCAACGAAGAGATCACCCAACCCGCCGTGCCGCGCACCGTGCCAGCCACAGCGCCCGCGCCCACCAACAACCAATTGGCCCAGCAAATAGATCAATCGCGGGAAAAACTTGGACAACTCAAGGCCGCGATCAATACCGAACCAACCGCTGAGCCAGCGACTTCCCCGCTGGCCGTCAATGCCGCCGAATTACAGGCGGCCTCGTTCAATCTGCGCCCGGCAGCGCGCGGAGCCGAAGGCGTACCGGAACTCGCCGTCACCCCGGCCACCGAGGATGTCGCCTTTCAACTCGAACTGGGCCGCGATGAGCGCGCCAGTTACCGGGCCGAACTGCGCGCCCAACCGGATGGCTTGCGCCTCTGGCAAAGCGGCACACTCAAAGCCCGCGCCAAAGATTATGGCAATAAAGTGCTCGAAGTCCGCGTGCCCGCCGCCTTGCTCAAATCGCGCGCCTACACGCTGAAAGTTTACGGCACCAACAATAACGGCAGTTCCGAAGAAGCCCTCAATTATTCATTTCGCATCAACAAGCCTTAACTTGCTATGAATAAAAACGGCGATCCAAATGTTGAACTTGAAGTGACCGACGATGAACTTGACGATCTAGGCGACGAGCAGGCGGAAGACGCGCCCAAAGGTAAATCCAAACCAGGCCCGCCCAAAGGCCAGCGTCCGCTGCGTTCAATCAATGACATTATTTCCGACCTGTCCAAACCGATCAAAGCGCGCCACCTGCGCCAAAAAGTGCGCGCGGGCCAACGGCTCGATTTCATCCCTTGGTATCACGCCATCAAGTATCTGGATTTGTATGCGCCGGGCTGGAGCTATGAGGTGCGGCACGCGCTCTGGAATAACGAAGGCCGCCTCGTGCTGACCGTGCGGCTCTCGTTCCCCTGTCTGGAAGGCGTCGTTTACCGCGATGCCACCGGCACGGAAGAAGAACCCGAAGAGGGCGAGCGCATGTACGGCGACCCCTCGTCGAATGCCGAAAGCATGGCCTTGCGGCGGGCGGCGGCGAAATTCGGGCTGGGGCTGTATCTGTACAACAAAGAGCGCAATACCGAGGGACGCTGAAACAGCCAGCGGCGCAAAACATTCTCCCTTCTCCCTTCTCAATTCTCCATTCTTATACAGGCCAAGCCTGGGCCTACTGCAAATGAATGGAGAATGAAAAATTGAGAAGGGAGAATGTTTTGCGCCAGAACCATAGCGGATTACTGCGCCCGCAAGATCGCGCCTTCTGCCGCCGACGAAACCAGCGCCGCGTATTTATGAAACACCCCTGATTTGTAACGCGGCTCTGGCACTTGCCATTCCGCCAGCCGGGCTTCAATTTCAGCATCGGTCAGTTCGACGCGCAGGCTGCGCTTGGCGATATGAATGTCAATGAGGTCGCCTTCGCGCACGGCGGCCAGCGGGCCGCGCATGGCGGCTTCGGGGGCCACGTGACCGACGCAGAAACCGCGCGTGGCGCCGCTGAAGCGCCCGTCGGTAATGAGCGCGACGGTTTCGCCCAGGCCAGCGCCAGCGATTGCGCCTGTCACGCCGAGCATCTCACGCATACCGGGGCCGCCCTTCGGCCCTTCGTAGCGGATCACGACCACGTCGCCGGCTTGAATCTGATGCTCCTGCACGGCGCGCATAGCGTCCTCTTCGCATTCAAACACGCGCGCGGGGCCGCGATGGTGCTTGCGTTCAAAGCCGGAAAGCTTCAGCACGCAGCCTTCGGGCGCGATGTTGCCTTTCAGAATGACCAGCCCACCATTTGGCTTGATCGGGTTGTTGGTCGAGTAAACGACATCCTGGCCCGGCGTTTCGTCGGCCAACTCGGCTTCCTGTTTGATCGTTAAACCGCTGACGGTCAGTTGCTCGCCGTGCATATAGCCGCCTTCGACCAGCCGCCGCGCGACCAGACCGATGCCGCCCGCCTTGCCCAGATCAATCGCGGCATATTTGCCGCCCGGTTTCAAATCGGCAATCAGTGGTGTGCGTGCGCTGATCGTGTCGAAATCGTCAATGGTCAACGGCACACCCGCTTCGCGCGCCATTGCCAAGAGGTGCAAGACGGCATTTGTCGAACCGCCCGTTGCCGCCACGCCCGTGATGGCGTTCTCAAACGCCGCGCGCGTCAGGATGTCGCTCGGACGGGTACCGCGCCGCAGCAAAT from Acidobacteriota bacterium includes these protein-coding regions:
- the ilvD gene encoding dihydroxy-acid dehydratase translates to MTFEPKHRSHIITNGRDRAPARSMLKAIGFDDEDLAKPIIGVAHMWIETMPCNFNHRDLAVKVKEGIRAAGATPMEFNTISISDGVTMGTEGMKASLVSRDLIADSIELVGRGYLFDAMIAIVGCDKTIPGAAMGLIRLDVPSLILYGGSIAPGHFQGRDVTVQDVFEAVGANAAGTLSDAGLLEVENAACPGAGACGGQFTANTMAMVMEFIGLAVMGTGSVSAVDPRKEQTAYEAGKYIVDLLRRGTRPSDILTRAAFENAITGVAATGGSTNAVLHLLAMAREAGVPLTIDDFDTISARTPLIADLKPGGKYAAIDLGKAGGIGLVARRLVEGGYMHGEQLTVSGLTIKQEAELADETPGQDVVYSTNNPIKPNGGLVILKGNIAPEGCVLKLSGFERKHHRGPARVFECEEDAMRAVQEHQIQAGDVVVIRYEGPKGGPGMREMLGVTGAIAGAGLGETVALITDGRFSGATRGFCVGHVAPEAAMRGPLAAVREGDLIDIHIAKRSLRVELTDAEIEARLAEWQVPEPRYKSGVFHKYAALVSSAAEGAILRAQ